One part of the Nematostella vectensis chromosome 8, jaNemVect1.1, whole genome shotgun sequence genome encodes these proteins:
- the LOC5502103 gene encoding queuine tRNA-ribosyltransferase catalytic subunit 1 → MADKQKTRESALTFKILAECSTTKARTGILTLPHHRVETPVFMPVGTQGTMKGLTCSQLEDLDCQIILGNTYHLGMRPGTETLDKAGGLHGFMNWKRALLTDSGGFQMVSLIKLSEITEEGVKFQSPHDGKELLLTPEKSMEIQNSIGADIMMQLDDVVSSTTKGPRVEEAMWRSIRWLDRCIASHKRTKEQNLFAIIQGGLDTELRKQCVEEMVKRDTPGIAIGGLSGGEEKDQFWRTVTLCTGLLPRNKPRYVMGVGYAVDLVVCCALGADMYDCVYPTRTARFGTALVPWGQLHLKKKQFSSDIRPIDPDCTCSTCARHTRAFLNSLLGRESVACHYITIHNISYQMQLMRGIRESIKADKFPQFVRDFMRRMYPEGEYPKWVVEALLSANIDLNGDS, encoded by the exons atggcggacaaACAGAAAACACGTGAAAGCGCTCTTACCTTCAAAATTCTTGCAGAATGTTCAACGACAAAAGCCCGTACGGGGATTTTAACCTTGCCGCATCACCGGGTAGAGACGCCTGTGTTTATGCCGGTGGGGACACAAGGCACAATGAAAGGATTGACATGTTCACAGCTCGAAGACTTGGATTGTCAAATCATCCTGGGAAATACGTATCATCTGGGGATGAGACCG GGAACTGAAACACTAGATAAGGCTGGAGGACTTCATGGATTTATGAATTGGAAACGAGCATTGCTTACA GACAGTGGAGGTTTCCAAATGGTATCCCTGATTAAGCTATCTGAAATCACAGAA GAAGGAGTGAAATTTCAGTCTCCACATGATGGAAAAGAACTATTACTCACACCTGAAAAATCTATGGAGATTCAGAACTCCATAGGTGCAGACATAATGATGCAGTTAGATGATGTTGTCAGTAGCACTACCAAAGGACCTCGCGTTGAGGAGGCCATGTGGAGGTCTATTAGGTGGTTGGATAGATGCATAGCATCACACAAAAGAACAAAGGAGCAGAACCTGTTTGCTATTATTCAAGGGGGGTTAGATACAGAGTTAAGGAAGCAGTGTGTGGAAG AAATGGTCAAGAGAGACACACCAGGGATTGCTATTGGTGGGCTAAGTGGCGGAGAGGAAAAGGATCAGTTCTGGAGAACAGTAACCCTTTGCACTGGGCTCCTGCCGAGAAATAAACCTCGCTATGTCATGGGAGTAGG TTATGCTGTTGACCTTGTTGTGTGCTGTGCACTCGGAGCCGACATGTACGACTGTGTCTACCCAACTAGAACAGCT AGGTTCGGCACTGCCCTTGTTCCGTGGGGTCAGCTCCATCTGAAGAAAAAGCAGTTCAGCTCTGATATACGTCCCATCGACCCAGACTGTACGTGCAGTACGTGTGCACGCCACACTCGTGCCTTCCTCAATAGTCTTCTGGGGCGAGAATCTGTCGCCTGTCACTATATCACGATACACAACATAAGCTATCAG atgcAACTTATGAGAGGCATCCGGGAAAGCATAAAAGCAGACAAATTCCCACAATTCGTTAGGGACTTCATGCGACGAATGTATCCAGAGGGGGAGTACCCTAAGTGGGTGGTTGAAGCGCTGTTATCAGCCAACATTGATCTGAATGGTGACAGTTGA